The Streptomyces tubercidicus DNA segment TGTGCTGTCGCACGGCTTGCAGGATGTCCGTCTCGCTCAGCATGAGCCCCCCCTGTTTCAGCCGCGGGTACTTTCCCAGAGACCGTGGTGGGCACCGTAGCCAAAACGCACCACGGGTCAGTGCCGAACCGGGCAATCCGTGCGGCCGGCCGGCGTGCCCCTTCGCTTGCGCGGGTGTCAGCGGGGTCTCCAGGTGCGGATCTCCAGGTGGGTGATGTGGGCGTCGGGGTGGATGCGGCCGGTCTCCAGGAGCCAGTGCTGGACGGCTGCGGTCACGTCGCCGCCTGCTGCGTCGACGCGTTGGGCGAAGTCGGTGGCGTCGAAGCCTCCGGTGGTGGCGGATCCGTAGGAGCGTTCTTCGGTGTGGTCGGCACGTTGGACGACGTCGCGGCGGATGCCGGGTGAGTCCGCGCGGCTGCCGGAGGCCAGGGTGAACCCGCTCTTCGGCATACGCACCGTGAAGGCGAGGCGCAGCCTTTGGCGGGCTGCTTCGGCGATCAGGGGGCGTAGGCGGGCTGCGCCGGAGGCGATGGCTTGGGCTCCGGCGCGGCCGGTTCCGGTGCCGGTGGGGGTGATGAGGACGGCTTTGGTGCGTACGCGGGCGCGGGTGCCGGCGGCGGTGGTGCGGCGGGTGATGTGGGGGGCTGCGAGAGCGGCGAGTTCGGCTGTGTCGGTGATGCCGGCGTGGACGGCGGCCAGGGCGTGGCGGAGGGCGGGGACGAAGGCGGCGCCCTTGTGGCGTGTGTAGAACTGGGAGACGAGGGAGGCGTCGCGGTTGATGATGTGGGCGATGTCCCGTTTGGTGTAGCCGGCGGCGCGGAGTTGGTCGGAGAGCTGGGCTGCTTCGTTCAACTCAGGGGTGCGGCGCTGGGGTGGCATCAGGCGTCACCGCCGGTGCGGGTGCGGTGGAGGGCGGTGCGTCCTGCGTCGCGCAGGGCGAGCAGTTCGTCCTCGGTGGTGGGGGCGGGGACGGGTCCGGTCAGGTGGCCTTTGTGGAGGTATTCGCCGGGCTGGCCGTGGTAGGGCCAGTTCTGGGGTGCGGTGAGGTAGACGGCGTCGGTGCGGAAGGCGACGACGGTGCCGGGGGGTGCGTGGAGGGCGCCGACGTGGGTGTTGTCGTCGCGCATGCGCATGGACAGCAGGGCGGCGCGGGCGCCGGACCAGATGGTGGCGGCCCATTCGGGGTGGGCGTTGGGGTCGCGGGAGAAGCCGGTGGGGCGTTGCCAGGTGACGTGGTCGTCGTCGAAGCCGATGATTTCGGCGTCGGCGGGGATGTCGCGCTCGGCGGTGCGGGGGGTGGTACCGGTGACGGTGCGGGGGCGTTGGGCGAAGGAGCCGATGCCGTACAGGAGCAGGGAGCGCACAGCGCGGGAGGCGAGGTGGGCGGCCTGGCGGTGGGTGGGGTCGCCGTGGAGGTCGGCTTGGGCTGAGAGAGAGGCCCAGGCTTCCTTGAGTTTCCTGGACCAGTCATCCAGGGGCTTGCCGTCTTCCCACAGCAGGCCGTCGAGGATTTCGACCTTCCACGAGGCCAGGGGGTTGGACAGGGCGGTGTAGACCTCGGGGCCGCCGGCCCAGGTGGTGAAGGTGGTGCCGGGGGTCCGGGGGTAGTGCCAGGCGCGTTCGCCGGGGGCGGGGGCCGGCAGGATGCCGACGTGGTTCCAGCCGTCGGGGACGGTCACGCGCACCTGCCAGTGGCCGCAGCCGAAGAGGGCCTTGGTCTGCTCCTTCTCGCTCCAGGAGGCGAAGGTGGCGGCGGTGATGCGGCGGGGGGTGCCGACGGGGGATTTCCAGGTGTGCTTGGCGTAGGCGAAGGTGCGGTCGTACTCGACGAGGGACGGCAGCTGGTCGGGGACGTCGGGTGGGGTGATCAGTTCGGTGCGGCCCTGGCCGGCGGTGGCGTGCAGGAGGCCGCGCAGTTCTTCGGACAGGACGGGGTAGCCGTCGGAGAACTGGCCTCGGGCGGGGATGGTGCGGGTCCACAGGTCGCGGCCGGTCTGGGAGGGGGAGCCCATGATGACGGCGTCGGGCCAGTGGGATCGTAGGGCCTTCCACAGCAGGACGAAGGCGTCGCGGATGGTGGTGGGGTCGGCTCCGTCGGGGTCGAACCACTCCCCCACCGACCGGATTTCGACGTGCTGGTCTGCGCTTTCGCGCTGGTAGCGGCCGACGGGGTGGCGGGCGTGGACGAAGTGCCCGGCCATGCGGTCCTTGCCGCGGCCGGTGTCGGTGCGCCACCCGGGGATGGGGGCGTTCAGCCAGGCGGCGACGGCGTCACGCAGGAACGGGTATCGCCCGGCCTCACGGTGCCAGGGGTCGCCCGCGGTGAGGTAGATCCGCTCCACGCCCTCGGGGATGGTGTGGAAGACGGCCTGCAGGATGTCGGCCGCCGACCGGCTGCCAAGATCGAGGCGCGTGGCCTGGTCTCGGTAGACCAGCATGCCGGTGGCGGTGTCGAGGAAAGCGGTGGAGCGGGCCTGCTGGGTGAAGTTCGGCCGGGTGGAGGCCAGATGGGCGGTGTGACCGACCCAGCGGTCGCCCTCAGGCCCCTCCGGCAGAGAAGGCAGCGGCCGCGGCACGCCGGCAGCAGCCAGTGAGGACGGCGTGCTTGCCGGAGGTGGCTGTGGGGCGGCCGCGGGCGCCTTCGCGGCCGGGGCGGCGTGGGCCGTGGCAGGAGGGGTCTCGACTGGGGCCGGCGTGGACGGGACTGCGTCGGCGGGCGCCGGTGTTCGGGGGCCGCGGGTCATGGGCGGAGCAGCTGCTCCCGGAGCCGGCTCAGGCGTCTGTGCGGCGCAAGGCTCCTCAACAGGTTGCGCGTGGACGTCAGAGTCGGGAGCAGCCGGCGCAGGCCGCGCGGGAGTGGTGAGACTGTCCGGTGCCAGGATGGGGGCGATGGCGACGACTTCCGCGAGGCTCATGCCGGCCGCTGGCGCGATCCGCTCGGCCTTGGCTTTCTCGTACCCGGCCAGCGCGGTAACGCGGCGGGCCCGTTCCGTCTCGAGCTTTGCCACCTCGGCCTGCTTCTTCTTGATCTCGTCACGCAGGGTGCGCAGTTCGGCGAGAGAGGCGGTGTAGGCCTTGCTGTCCATCGCAATCCCTTTTGGAGTGGGTTAGTTAACGGCGTTGCCTGCAGCGACATAGGCGATCGCCCCGCCGGAGTGAGAGGCAAGGCGGGTGCCCAGCAGCAGGTCTGCGACGGCGCGGTCCTGGGCTGCGGGAGCAGTCAGGTGTTTCGTGGGGCCGGTGAGGTCGGTGATGTAGCCGGCCAGGACAGCATCGGGAAAAGCGTGTCGGCCCTGCTCGTTCTTCTCCCAGCGGGATAGTCCGGTGAGGACGGCGACGACATACCCGGCAAGGGTCACCGGCAAGATTTTCCCAGCTGCGACGCTCGCCGCGTCGCACCGCCACCAGCCACGCAGCGCCTTGAGAAGGTCTTCAGGCGTGAGGGAGGCTGCGAAACCGATCCAGTCACGGTCCGGATCGTGGGCCCGTTGAGCGACGTCCACCCGCAAGACGGCGAGCTCCCGGACGTCCAGCTGCTCCAGGGGGGCACTGTGCCGTGCGCCGAGGGCTTGGACCATCCCGAGGGGGGCCATGACGCGTACGCCGCGGCGTGACAGTCCCGGCAGCAATTCGGCACGCACGAGACGGCGGAACGTGGTCACGGCACAGCCAAGTTCTTCAGCAGCCTGACCTGTTGTCAGCAGCACACGCACTCCAGCAGGCGGACTCAGATATCTGATTCGGCTATGACACTAGCCGGATGAGTAACCCGGGTCAAAGAAAGGCACATCGATAGCTGCGAGCCACGAGCGCGCTTCGCTCCCGCCGCGCGCGCCGAACGCGCCCGTCAGCGGCAGGTGCCCGGGCGCGGCGACGGCCAGCGCTGGAGCGCCGAAGACGCCCTGGGCGAGAGGGAGTTCGCCGCGTTGATGCGCACCCTGCACCGTGAGGCGGACGTTTCGGGCGGAGCACGGCCTGTTCCCGCTTGGCCGGCCCTGACCGAAGCCAGCAACAGATCGTCGCCGAGCGTGCCCTGTCGTTTTGTGTGCCGGTCGGACGCCGCGGACGAGGCCGGTGCCGACCTGATCACCGACGTCTGCCGGGTGGTCGAGGCCTGCGACCTCACCCTGCTCGATCGGGTGCCGGCCGCGCACTGGCTGCAGTGGCTGCCCGGTTTGTGGAAGGTGCCGGGCGGCTACGCGCTGCTGTCTTCGGCGCTCCAGCGGGCCGCCGCACACGACGAGGGCGCCACGACCGCGTTCCTCACGCGGACGATGACCTCGGACGTCACCGTCGTCGCCTTCCATCAACGGCATATGCGACTGCCGCAGCTCAGTGCGCAGGCGCTGGACTGCCTCAACGAGGGGCACCCCCGGCCCACGCCCTGGCCGCGCTTCTCGGCATCGCCGCCGCAGCGCTGCCCGCAGAGACGGCCGAGACGGC contains these protein-coding regions:
- a CDS encoding DNA-binding protein, whose product is MLLTTGQAAEELGCAVTTFRRLVRAELLPGLSRRGVRVMAPLGMVQALGARHSAPLEQLDVRELAVLRVDVAQRAHDPDRDWIGFAASLTPEDLLKALRGWWRCDAASVAAGKILPVTLAGYVVAVLTGLSRWEKNEQGRHAFPDAVLAGYITDLTGPTKHLTAPAAQDRAVADLLLGTRLASHSGGAIAYVAAGNAVN
- a CDS encoding helix-turn-helix domain containing protein, whose translation is MPPQRRTPELNEAAQLSDQLRAAGYTKRDIAHIINRDASLVSQFYTRHKGAAFVPALRHALAAVHAGITDTAELAALAAPHITRRTTAAGTRARVRTKAVLITPTGTGTGRAGAQAIASGAARLRPLIAEAARQRLRLAFTVRMPKSGFTLASGSRADSPGIRRDVVQRADHTEERSYGSATTGGFDATDFAQRVDAAGGDVTAAVQHWLLETGRIHPDAHITHLEIRTWRPR